One genomic region from Equus asinus isolate D_3611 breed Donkey chromosome 8, EquAss-T2T_v2, whole genome shotgun sequence encodes:
- the LOC106848286 gene encoding cationic amino acid transporter 4 isoform X3 has translation MARGLPSTARLAHFCQKLNRLKTLEEPTMEKSLRRHLTTLELTLLGVGATVGVGLYVLMGTVAQEMAGPAVIVSFSVAAVASLLAALCYVEFEARVPCTDSPYLCTYVSMGELWAFLVGWIVLLQCLISGAAMARSWSHNLDAIFSHNIRSFTEAHVGIWQVPFLAQYPDFLAAVIILVASGYVSSGVRTSSWVNHTFSAISLVIILFIIILGFVLARPHNWSAEEGGFAPFGFTGIMTGAAICFYAFVGFGAIAASSVEARNPKRAVLKATAISLVLVAGTYILVSTVLTLMVPWHSLDPYWALADAFHQRGYSWAGFIVAAGSICAINTVLLNIFLFLQRMVCAMAADGLLFQVFAHVHPRTQVPVVGIMVLGVLMAFLALLLDFKALVHFLSIGTLLECTVLPTSIIIIRFRKAPSGSQDPDSPEGTEQASPEPGQLRSALRPYLRFLGGCRPGAAVAWALGVLVGSAITLDCVLVFGDSALNLPPWGYTLLLLLSSATFLLSLLVLGAHQQQRRQDTFQVPMVPLIPAVSILLNVFLMLHLSYLTWLGLSICLLLGLAVYFGYGIWHSKENQRKRPGLAVPLGSLEEMVPALQPPSQTPAQEPSHTEQPSSP, from the exons ATGGCCCGGGGACTGCCCAGCACCGCCAGACTGGCGCACTTTTGCCAGAAGCTGAACCGGCTGAAGACACTGGAGGAGCCCACCATGGAGAAGTCGCTGCGGCGCCACCTGACCACACTGGAACTGACCCTGCTGGGTGTGGGTGCCACGGTGGGCGTGGGCCTCTATGTGCTCATGGGAACTGTGGCTCAGGAGATGGCTGGCCCTGCAGTGATTGTGTCCTTCAGCGTGGCTGCCGTGGCCTCCCTGCTGGCAGCCTTGTGTTACGTGGAGTTTGAGGCACGTGTGCCCTGCACGGACTCTCCCTACCTCTGCACCTATGTGTCCATGGGTGAGCTGTGGGCCTTCCTCGTTGGCTGGATTGTGCTTCTCCAGTGTCTCATCAGTGGAGCTGCCATGGCCCGCTCCTGGAGCCACAACCTAGACGCCATCTTCAGCCACAACATCCGCAGCTTCACTGAGGCCCATGTCGGCATCTGGCAGGTGCCCTTCCTGGCCCAGTACCCAGACTTCTTGGCTGCTGTCATCATACTTGTTGCTTCTGGATATGTCTCCTCTGGAGTCCGCACCTCTTCTTGGGTCAATCACACCTTCTCTGCCATCAGCCTTGTCATCatcctcttcatcatcatcctGGGATTTGTCCTGGCCCGCCCGCACAACTGGAGTGCTGAGGAGGGCGGCTTTGCGCCCTTTGGTTTCACCGGCATCATGACTGGTGCCGCCATCTGCTTCTATGCCTTCGTGGGCTTTGGCGCTATTGCTGCCTCCAGTGTTGAGGCCCGGAACCCAAAGCGAGCAGTGCTTAAGGCCACTGCCATCTCTCTTGTCCTGGTGGCTGGCACCTACATCCTGGTTTCCACAgtcctcaccctcatggtgcccTGGCACAGCCTGGACCCTTACTGGGCACTCGCTGACGCCTTCCACCAGCGGGGCTATAGCTGGGCGGGCTTCATTGTGGCGGCTGGCTCCATCTGCG CCATCAACACTGTCCTGCTCAACATCTTCTTGTTCTTGCAACGCATGGTCTGTGCCATGGCTGCCGACGGGCTCTTATTCCAGGTGTTTGCCCACGTGCACCCCCGGACCCAGGTGCCTGTGGTGGGCATCATGGTGCTTGGGGTCCTCATGGCTTTCCTGGCACTGCTGCTGGACTTCAAGGCACTGGTACACTTCCTCTCCATTGGGACGCTGCTGGAATGTACTGTTTTGCCCACCAGCATTATCATTATACGCTTCCGAAAGGCCCCATCCGGTTCTCAGGACCCAGACAGCCCtgagggcacagagcaggctTCACCTGAGCCCGGGCAGCTGCGATCAGCCCTGAGGCCCTACCTCCGCTTCCTGGGTGGGTGCAGACCCGGAGCCGCTGTGGCTTGGGCCCTCGGTGTCCTGGTGGGCTCGGCCATCACCCTGGACTGTGTGCTGGTCTTTGGGGACTCGGCCCTGAACCTCCCGCCCTGGGGCTAcaccctgctgctcctgctcagcTCCGCCACGTTTCTGCTCAGTCTCCTCGTCCTGGGGGCCCACCAGCAGCAGCGCCGGCAGGACACCTTTCAG GTTCCCATGGTGCCCCTGATTCCCGCCGTGAGCATCCTCCTCAACGTCTTCCTCATGCTGCACCTGAGCTACCTGACCTGGCTGGGCTTGTCCATCTGTCTGCTTCTCG GACTCGCAGTGTATTTTGGCTACGGCATCTGGCACAGCAAGGAGAACCAGCGGAAACGGCCAGGGTTGGCTGTCCCACTCGGCAGCCTGGAGGAGATGGtgccagccctgcagccccctAGCCAGACGCCAGCGCAGGAGCCCAGCCACACAGAGCAGCCCTCTAGTCCATGA
- the LOC106848286 gene encoding cationic amino acid transporter 4 isoform X2, which translates to MEMASLRWLLQVPDPVPGEGRPQRCRQLAWCSSQLSTMARGLPSTARLAHFCQKLNRLKTLEEPTMEKSLRRHLTTLELTLLGVGATVGVGLYVLMGTVAQEMAGPAVIVSFSVAAVASLLAALCYVEFEARVPCTDSPYLCTYVSMGELWAFLVGWIVLLQCLISGAAMARSWSHNLDAIFSHNIRSFTEAHVGIWQVPFLAQYPDFLAAVIILVASGYVSSGVRTSSWVNHTFSAISLVIILFIIILGFVLARPHNWSAEEGGFAPFGFTGIMTGAAICFYAFVGFGAIAASSVEARNPKRAVLKATAISLVLVAGTYILVSTVLTLMVPWHSLDPYWALADAFHQRGYSWAGFIVAAGSICAINTVLLNIFLFLQRMVCAMAADGLLFQVFAHVHPRTQVPVVGIMVLGVLMAFLALLLDFKALVHFLSIGTLLECTVLPTSIIIIRFRKAPSGSQDPDSPEGTEQASPEPGQLRSALRPYLRFLGGCRPGAAVAWALGVLVGSAITLDCVLVFGDSALNLPPWGYTLLLLLSSATFLLSLLVLGAHQQQRRQDTFQVPMVPLIPAVSILLNVFLMLHLSYLTWLGLSICLLLVYFGYGIWHSKENQRKRPGLAVPLGSLEEMVPALQPPSQTPAQEPSHTEQPSSP; encoded by the exons GTGCCGGCAGCTGGCTTGGTGCTCCTCTCAGCTGTCAACCATGGCCCGGGGACTGCCCAGCACCGCCAGACTGGCGCACTTTTGCCAGAAGCTGAACCGGCTGAAGACACTGGAGGAGCCCACCATGGAGAAGTCGCTGCGGCGCCACCTGACCACACTGGAACTGACCCTGCTGGGTGTGGGTGCCACGGTGGGCGTGGGCCTCTATGTGCTCATGGGAACTGTGGCTCAGGAGATGGCTGGCCCTGCAGTGATTGTGTCCTTCAGCGTGGCTGCCGTGGCCTCCCTGCTGGCAGCCTTGTGTTACGTGGAGTTTGAGGCACGTGTGCCCTGCACGGACTCTCCCTACCTCTGCACCTATGTGTCCATGGGTGAGCTGTGGGCCTTCCTCGTTGGCTGGATTGTGCTTCTCCAGTGTCTCATCAGTGGAGCTGCCATGGCCCGCTCCTGGAGCCACAACCTAGACGCCATCTTCAGCCACAACATCCGCAGCTTCACTGAGGCCCATGTCGGCATCTGGCAGGTGCCCTTCCTGGCCCAGTACCCAGACTTCTTGGCTGCTGTCATCATACTTGTTGCTTCTGGATATGTCTCCTCTGGAGTCCGCACCTCTTCTTGGGTCAATCACACCTTCTCTGCCATCAGCCTTGTCATCatcctcttcatcatcatcctGGGATTTGTCCTGGCCCGCCCGCACAACTGGAGTGCTGAGGAGGGCGGCTTTGCGCCCTTTGGTTTCACCGGCATCATGACTGGTGCCGCCATCTGCTTCTATGCCTTCGTGGGCTTTGGCGCTATTGCTGCCTCCAGTGTTGAGGCCCGGAACCCAAAGCGAGCAGTGCTTAAGGCCACTGCCATCTCTCTTGTCCTGGTGGCTGGCACCTACATCCTGGTTTCCACAgtcctcaccctcatggtgcccTGGCACAGCCTGGACCCTTACTGGGCACTCGCTGACGCCTTCCACCAGCGGGGCTATAGCTGGGCGGGCTTCATTGTGGCGGCTGGCTCCATCTGCG CCATCAACACTGTCCTGCTCAACATCTTCTTGTTCTTGCAACGCATGGTCTGTGCCATGGCTGCCGACGGGCTCTTATTCCAGGTGTTTGCCCACGTGCACCCCCGGACCCAGGTGCCTGTGGTGGGCATCATGGTGCTTGGGGTCCTCATGGCTTTCCTGGCACTGCTGCTGGACTTCAAGGCACTGGTACACTTCCTCTCCATTGGGACGCTGCTGGAATGTACTGTTTTGCCCACCAGCATTATCATTATACGCTTCCGAAAGGCCCCATCCGGTTCTCAGGACCCAGACAGCCCtgagggcacagagcaggctTCACCTGAGCCCGGGCAGCTGCGATCAGCCCTGAGGCCCTACCTCCGCTTCCTGGGTGGGTGCAGACCCGGAGCCGCTGTGGCTTGGGCCCTCGGTGTCCTGGTGGGCTCGGCCATCACCCTGGACTGTGTGCTGGTCTTTGGGGACTCGGCCCTGAACCTCCCGCCCTGGGGCTAcaccctgctgctcctgctcagcTCCGCCACGTTTCTGCTCAGTCTCCTCGTCCTGGGGGCCCACCAGCAGCAGCGCCGGCAGGACACCTTTCAG GTTCCCATGGTGCCCCTGATTCCCGCCGTGAGCATCCTCCTCAACGTCTTCCTCATGCTGCACCTGAGCTACCTGACCTGGCTGGGCTTGTCCATCTGTCTGCTTCTCG TGTATTTTGGCTACGGCATCTGGCACAGCAAGGAGAACCAGCGGAAACGGCCAGGGTTGGCTGTCCCACTCGGCAGCCTGGAGGAGATGGtgccagccctgcagccccctAGCCAGACGCCAGCGCAGGAGCCCAGCCACACAGAGCAGCCCTCTAGTCCATGA
- the LOC106848286 gene encoding cationic amino acid transporter 4 isoform X1 yields the protein MEMASLRWLLQVPDPVPGEGRPQRCRQLAWCSSQLSTMARGLPSTARLAHFCQKLNRLKTLEEPTMEKSLRRHLTTLELTLLGVGATVGVGLYVLMGTVAQEMAGPAVIVSFSVAAVASLLAALCYVEFEARVPCTDSPYLCTYVSMGELWAFLVGWIVLLQCLISGAAMARSWSHNLDAIFSHNIRSFTEAHVGIWQVPFLAQYPDFLAAVIILVASGYVSSGVRTSSWVNHTFSAISLVIILFIIILGFVLARPHNWSAEEGGFAPFGFTGIMTGAAICFYAFVGFGAIAASSVEARNPKRAVLKATAISLVLVAGTYILVSTVLTLMVPWHSLDPYWALADAFHQRGYSWAGFIVAAGSICAINTVLLNIFLFLQRMVCAMAADGLLFQVFAHVHPRTQVPVVGIMVLGVLMAFLALLLDFKALVHFLSIGTLLECTVLPTSIIIIRFRKAPSGSQDPDSPEGTEQASPEPGQLRSALRPYLRFLGGCRPGAAVAWALGVLVGSAITLDCVLVFGDSALNLPPWGYTLLLLLSSATFLLSLLVLGAHQQQRRQDTFQVPMVPLIPAVSILLNVFLMLHLSYLTWLGLSICLLLGLAVYFGYGIWHSKENQRKRPGLAVPLGSLEEMVPALQPPSQTPAQEPSHTEQPSSP from the exons GTGCCGGCAGCTGGCTTGGTGCTCCTCTCAGCTGTCAACCATGGCCCGGGGACTGCCCAGCACCGCCAGACTGGCGCACTTTTGCCAGAAGCTGAACCGGCTGAAGACACTGGAGGAGCCCACCATGGAGAAGTCGCTGCGGCGCCACCTGACCACACTGGAACTGACCCTGCTGGGTGTGGGTGCCACGGTGGGCGTGGGCCTCTATGTGCTCATGGGAACTGTGGCTCAGGAGATGGCTGGCCCTGCAGTGATTGTGTCCTTCAGCGTGGCTGCCGTGGCCTCCCTGCTGGCAGCCTTGTGTTACGTGGAGTTTGAGGCACGTGTGCCCTGCACGGACTCTCCCTACCTCTGCACCTATGTGTCCATGGGTGAGCTGTGGGCCTTCCTCGTTGGCTGGATTGTGCTTCTCCAGTGTCTCATCAGTGGAGCTGCCATGGCCCGCTCCTGGAGCCACAACCTAGACGCCATCTTCAGCCACAACATCCGCAGCTTCACTGAGGCCCATGTCGGCATCTGGCAGGTGCCCTTCCTGGCCCAGTACCCAGACTTCTTGGCTGCTGTCATCATACTTGTTGCTTCTGGATATGTCTCCTCTGGAGTCCGCACCTCTTCTTGGGTCAATCACACCTTCTCTGCCATCAGCCTTGTCATCatcctcttcatcatcatcctGGGATTTGTCCTGGCCCGCCCGCACAACTGGAGTGCTGAGGAGGGCGGCTTTGCGCCCTTTGGTTTCACCGGCATCATGACTGGTGCCGCCATCTGCTTCTATGCCTTCGTGGGCTTTGGCGCTATTGCTGCCTCCAGTGTTGAGGCCCGGAACCCAAAGCGAGCAGTGCTTAAGGCCACTGCCATCTCTCTTGTCCTGGTGGCTGGCACCTACATCCTGGTTTCCACAgtcctcaccctcatggtgcccTGGCACAGCCTGGACCCTTACTGGGCACTCGCTGACGCCTTCCACCAGCGGGGCTATAGCTGGGCGGGCTTCATTGTGGCGGCTGGCTCCATCTGCG CCATCAACACTGTCCTGCTCAACATCTTCTTGTTCTTGCAACGCATGGTCTGTGCCATGGCTGCCGACGGGCTCTTATTCCAGGTGTTTGCCCACGTGCACCCCCGGACCCAGGTGCCTGTGGTGGGCATCATGGTGCTTGGGGTCCTCATGGCTTTCCTGGCACTGCTGCTGGACTTCAAGGCACTGGTACACTTCCTCTCCATTGGGACGCTGCTGGAATGTACTGTTTTGCCCACCAGCATTATCATTATACGCTTCCGAAAGGCCCCATCCGGTTCTCAGGACCCAGACAGCCCtgagggcacagagcaggctTCACCTGAGCCCGGGCAGCTGCGATCAGCCCTGAGGCCCTACCTCCGCTTCCTGGGTGGGTGCAGACCCGGAGCCGCTGTGGCTTGGGCCCTCGGTGTCCTGGTGGGCTCGGCCATCACCCTGGACTGTGTGCTGGTCTTTGGGGACTCGGCCCTGAACCTCCCGCCCTGGGGCTAcaccctgctgctcctgctcagcTCCGCCACGTTTCTGCTCAGTCTCCTCGTCCTGGGGGCCCACCAGCAGCAGCGCCGGCAGGACACCTTTCAG GTTCCCATGGTGCCCCTGATTCCCGCCGTGAGCATCCTCCTCAACGTCTTCCTCATGCTGCACCTGAGCTACCTGACCTGGCTGGGCTTGTCCATCTGTCTGCTTCTCG GACTCGCAGTGTATTTTGGCTACGGCATCTGGCACAGCAAGGAGAACCAGCGGAAACGGCCAGGGTTGGCTGTCCCACTCGGCAGCCTGGAGGAGATGGtgccagccctgcagccccctAGCCAGACGCCAGCGCAGGAGCCCAGCCACACAGAGCAGCCCTCTAGTCCATGA